The Candidatus Hydrogenedentota bacterium DNA segment TCCGCGGGCACGGGAATCTTTCATTCCGAGTACAATCACTCGAAAACTGAGGCGGTGAGCTTCTTGCAGATCTGGATCCTTCCGTCGCGGAGAGGTCTGACTCCGCGATACGACGAAAAGGACTTCTCCGCGCTCCTTAACGGAAATGGCCTGCTGGCCGTGGTCTCGCCGGACGATTCCGAAGCGGCGTTGCGCATCAGTCAGAACGCGCGGTTCTCGTTGGGCCGGCTTGATGCGGGATCAAGTATGGAGTATCGATTGGGTGAGGGAAACCAGGGGCTTTATGCCTTTATCATAGATGGGGTCGCGCAGATCGGCGAGGAGACGCTGAGTTCTCGCGATGGCATCGGCATTACGGAAACTGAAGCCGTCGCCGT contains these protein-coding regions:
- a CDS encoding pirin family protein produces the protein MKTIIHRAESRGTTTTDWLNSRHSFSFGEYYDPNRVRFGALRVLNDDVVAPGAGFGTHPHRDMEIVTIPLSGALEHKDSTGATGVLRPGRLQVMSAGTGIFHSEYNHSKTEAVSFLQIWILPSRRGLTPRYDEKDFSALLNGNGLLAVVSPDDSEAALRISQNARFSLGRLDAGSSMEYRLGEGNQGLYAFIIDGVAQIGEETLSSRDGIGITETEAVAVDAVTSCQFLLIEVPMD